In Strix aluco isolate bStrAlu1 chromosome 17, bStrAlu1.hap1, whole genome shotgun sequence, the genomic stretch CAGCAATACACAGACTGGTTGAAACAGTTACCTGTGATGAGTTTGGTGGCCTACAATTTATTCTCCAAAGCAATTTACTGCCTGGTATGAACTGCACTGTGTCCTGAACCTCTGGCATATCATCAGCCTCATCATTTTCAGATTTAATAACATCTTCACTCTGAAACAGAGATAACATTTGGCAGGGGAACAAAGGGAAATTGGACAGTTTCATCTAGAGTTCTACAGTGACTGTTGAAGAATCTGGTCAAATTTGAGATATTAAACACTCTCCTGTACTTCTGCCTCACCCCTCATGTTTGATTTCCCTCACTCTGTATATTGTTCCTCTCATTTTTATCTTAATGtcttgctcccgatatctctgaATAGTCTTCCATCACTTATGTACAACTTGAATGTCTGTttagaaaaaattaatattaatgtctttcagaaatcttttctttAGCTTCCCTTCTATCCCATGTCATAGCTTAATTTCACCTAACATGACTATTACTTCTTCAGGTTGAAATGAGCGAAGACTGCAATTTAAACTAGTTCCCATAATGGGCTAAGAAAGATAAATAGGGCATGCCTGCTTTTGGATATTGGTTCATCATTTGCAAAAGATCTGGatgtgtgattaaaaaaaaaaacagatatgCACTTTTTTCAGTCTGATTTCCTATTATCTAGATTCTAATAACTATTATCACTGCAGATTTTCTCACTACAGAGACTTTGTACTTAAGTTTATAGAGTGTCTTTCCAAGATCCTTTGTTATGGGATGCACTGCtttaatgcatatataaaatCAAATGCAGTATTCTTCAAGAGGCTGCTCTAAGAATCTGAGAGAATCTGACTGTCATAGGACACAGACAGCTACACAGTCGAATTTCAGAGGATTTTAtcatgagaaattatttaaaaccaCAGTCACCAGAATGGAAGTTTAAGGCAATAACATCTCAGAGTGATAGTAACACTCCCCTTACTCCCCCTTCTATTCTTACTCCCACCccctttctattttctttctgccCCCTCTGACATGGCTCATTTATTTTACTCAAAAATACCCTATTAAGTTAAACAGGGCCTGTTTTATACACTAGAAAACAGCTCCATATGGTTAAGAGTCTAATTTCAATCATTTAGTTTGAGTATTCATTATGTAAAAAGACTCTTTTAAACTACTTTCCATGTCAACATCTGGTTTACTGTTAAGACAGTTCCCCATCTAAATATAGATttaacaggaaggaaggaaagaaagagttgATTTTCATAAGATGAACAGAgtcttattattttaaaaaacaagtcaaAATATAAGCCTGTACCCTGACAGAATCCAGAGCCAAAAGCAAGGCCTGTTGTTGCTCTAGATTCTTCTGATGTGAATACTCTTTAGAAAAAGTTTGAGCCTCTTCAACATTCAGACTGATTAGCTTCTGTTTAACTTATCATTTTCAATGAGCAACCAGGGTCTGCAAGACCCTGTGGATATCAAGAAACCCAACAGTTCTCTGCTGCACCATACGTTTTGCATTTCCCATATAACCTTGAGGCTTTGGCAGTAACCTACCTGACACTGCTTACATgtgatgaaaaaaaccctgcatgtTTCCAGACCCCTTTCCTGTCAAGGCTATCTACATCATAAATTTTGAAAGGTTGCATCACCATAAAGCATGACCAACTTAAAAAacatgtaattacttttttttttaaagcccaaaTCCTAATATTTTTGAAGTTGGCAGTAGAGCCACTTTCCTCATTCAAGGACTTTACAACAGCAGCTTGGGGGTTGATATTTGATGACTTCTCTCTGACAAATCTCTAGAATGCCATTTCTATGAGCTCTCTTCAATACCAGCAGCTCACACAAAAATCTACACAAGCTAAAATTGCAGTGCCTTCTCATGGGGCTAACACTGCCCATCTCTGTTGAACCTTCCATTCACCACCATCTGATCATTTCTGTGAAGaagatgttttcctttcatttctcatAGTTCGGTATCTTTTCTCTCTAAAGAATCCTTAACCTTACCGGCTTCAATTTCTTCTGCTCACCACCtctcttctcattctttttgtaAGTCTCATACGTAGTGGGATCAGTGCACCATAAGCATTCTGTCCACTTGCCATAGATCACGCACAACTTctttctgctgcagagaaagcaaaagagacTTAGCTTTTGCTTCTTATAAAGCCTTCTAAGCCAAGTCACGAGGATTCTGATCTATATTAAATATCCAGCTTCCTACTTTGttgtattttatgtttctttgtaGATTTCTTAGGAGTCAGATATTTGATAATGCAAAGAAAAGGTTTCAGCTTATTCTGGTCTTTCTGGCATTCAGCCCTGCAGAACACAGCCTCATGACTTAGTTGCATGCTTTTGCACTGTTAAAATGAGTGTGGGTGCAATAAAGTCAATAGTTTACAATAGAGAGACTCATGAAACAGGTTTGGGTTTGATTAAACATTTCTAATAACCatattctcattattttaaactgaagacTGAAATTTTGGCTGTACAACAGTAAAATCAGTTGCATTTTCCCTGGCTACCTTTATTTCCAAAGACTGGAACCGAGAGTTTTTCTAATAATGCTTAAAATTATCATCCTAGAATCAAGAGGTTTAATACTGACACAGAGAACAGAAATGGGTTACAATCTGCATTGGTAGTGACTTTGGAGTCACATCACTTGTGGTCACTATGCCAGCACTAAAGAAATGCCACAGGGCTCAGAAATAGAGGCCAAGAGGCTTTTATCACTTACTTTTTGTCCTGAATGTATCCCTCTACTCTGTGAAGCTCTTTCCCAAACAGTCCACATGGTTTAAAATTAAGGACACATTTATCTCCAGTACTGTAGAGGAAATAAGTACATGTGTAAAGAAGCAAGCCTCTAAATGGATTAGTAAGTTTACTTTTCTACcttatttagctttttttgtATAGTTACAGttagctgggggggggggtagtcatttatataattatttttctttaactatgGTTTATTATCTGACTAGGGCATTAGAGAAAAGGCACACAAATTTCAGAATTCCATAGAGAGGACgaaaaagaaatcaatgttcACATGAAGACATCAGCCTGTGAAAGCCCAGTGAAAACATGACCATGCTTCCAAGTTTCACGTACATCTAAAATTTATCAAAAGTACTAGGAATAAAACAGAACGCAGTCTTGCATACTAAACCCACGCTATTAACACACTGCATTTCAGATTAGTATCTATTCACAGCTAATTGTAATGAGAAATAACTTTTACAAATGACCTATGCAGGAAAGTCTAGTTAAATGCATTCAAAAGTACCTCTAAATTGCATATCAAAAACTCTGAActaaacattttacaaacaaaaaacagcaTTATATTTCCACATCTTCCTTGCATTGAGATGTACATATATGTAACTAATCTCTCGCGGTGAGGTATCAGGTCATGTTTCTATGTCAAGCACAAACTATACTGAGATCATCCTGGGTCCTGTGTGCCAATACAGGAGATATAATTGTAAATTTGATGCTATGAGAAGTATCAAAACAGCAGCCCTCCTGGATTAAAGCTCCGATTTATTGACAGAAAAATATGTGCAGAAGTAATACAGTTTTTTACAAAATTCTCTCCCACATCATTACAGgagataatttattttatgtaagGTAAAAAGCTTTTATATAGGTGGTTGGCAGAGCAGTTGACATGCTCTAAGTTCACATTATCCTACTCTGCagtcatttttctgtgctgtaccCTTAATTTATGACATTCTctattttcaaaactaaaaagaaTGCCAAAATCACAATCAACATGGAGGTCCACTGCAAGCCTCTGACAATTACTCCATTTAATGGTTCTGgagttaaatttaatttctgttctcCGTCAACAGGCCTGAATTTGAATAACCCACAAATATAAAATCTTTGTATCCTATAAGCCATCTAGCCCTGTGCCttttcattaatattattatGATACTAAGCCCAGTCCAACGTCTAGTTTGCATTtgtcagaagggaaaaaaaatgaaaaaaaattagactaAACAAAGCTTCCTATGTAATCTGACAAAAATCAAAACTCTGCTTTGTAATAAAAGTGACCATGTACCAGTCCCTATAAGCCAACCCTCAGTTTCATGATTACCATTACCTGTGATTTACAATTTCTACTGTTCCATATTGTTCTAACCACAGTTTACCAATAATTACATTATGTACACAACAGGTTGGATTTGTCCATGTGTAAGCTTCATTgtgtctgtaaagaaaataagagaaatagATCATTTTCTTGAGTTTGAGATGGAATGTAAGCCtgtttttaattctgtttatGGCAGGGCAAAATATTTAGCACTCCTATGAACAGCCAGCAGTTAAcctcaaaacagaaaagaaacagactttTCTTTATAAGTCAAAAATCTGTTGTATCTAAACATTAGTGTAAGTTAATAAAGTGatattccctttatttttcttccttctcacagaGTTGAAATAGTAAGTTTTAGAGTTGCTGTGCTTTTGGTCACATATTCCAGACCAACATAAACAGCCATCCAGGAAtttatctttttcatttgcaCTTTTAAAGTTGTACATGACAAAACATAATACTCCCAGGAGAACTGGACCGACAAACTAAGGCTCACAGCGCCTTCTATTCAACTactgcagcagcactgcaaacTTCTTCCTAAAGCTCTTTCTTGTAAACCTCTATTATAATCTAGAGAGCACCTTTTTGTGATaaaaaaagcactgaacagaaatatttgagTCTTCTACCAGAGAAGTTAGTCACTACCTGTTCTGACCAAGGTTTGATAGGAAGATACTCCTCCTCTAGGGTTGGTCAGACTAACAgcttttcattttacaaacacTGAGCCATAAAGGCTTCTGAACCTGAAGAGAGGGACACAAGTCAGCAAACTGCGTAAGTGGTTTTCACAAATATGCCACAAGTTTCCACATCAGTATATGAGGTCTGCTCCAGTGTCACCGAGGGCaattttgggggtgtgtgtggttttggggttttttagggttGGTTGGTTAACACCAGTGGGACACGATAGCACTATATTCAAGCTTCATaaacatgacatttaaaaatccaATTTATTACTCAATTCCATCCTTTCCCAAAGATTTACTGAGAAGAAGTCCTACAATTGAAAGATTTTCCACttagttttattttggttttaatgttttgtgAAAAGCTTTACAAAGATGAGTTAACAGATTCTAAATCCTTAAAAGACATTATTCTAAAAGGGGTCAAAATGTTAAACAACAGGATTCCTGTTATCACTAGCTCAGCAGAGTCAAAGCCATGTATTCTCACTCATCTTTCCATGCTGGtaaaagaaatgctgaagttaCTTGGTTAGTAATCAATCCATCTCAGGAAAGCCTGCAAACtctattttaatacaaaaaatataGAAACACAGTGTCCTCTTTGTAACAAATGCCTTGTACTTCTCCTCCCAATAAGTATGGAGAGAACACTGCTACTTAGTATTTCCAACTAGTCTGTCATTTTCcagtacagagaaaaagcagatcaTTAAAGTCTGACTATTTTCCACAGCAAATTGTCTTCAAGCATGCTTTAGAACAATGACTACTCttcaagtggggaaaaaataccaGAACCCCCCAAATTCATCCTACCAGCCTTAGCACATTTTGATTCAGGAACTACTTGACACCAAAAGCTGTATagcataaaacaaaacacaacacactCGTGGCCAGCCCTGATAAATTGAAACACTTGTGCTGCAGAAGTGAGGAAGAAGTGTGTTTTCTAATGCATGTTTTGAAAACATAGTCATGGCTATCGTAAATGCAATACTTAACACTGACTTGCAATTTTGCTTCCTAAAGAGCTACTTGTTCACTCCGGCCCTGAGCAGTTCTCAGAGTACTCAAACCAACAGAATGGTATGAATCACAACACTGAGAGGCTCAACATTTGATTTCAACTTCTGCTGCTAACTTGaagcaattatttaaaataaatgctttaatcATCTATATCCCAGTTTAAACTTGTGCAGAGCAAGAATTTTAATAGTCTTCTAAATAAAGGCTCTCTCTCAAGCAACAAACTTTATTTTTGTCACGTCTACATTCTACACTAACATTCATAGTTCCTTCTACACTCAGAAGAAATCTCCGCTATTTCCATCACCATGTATATCTAAGAGCAGTTCATACTTTTATAAGCTTTGGAAGATTAGATGCCAGCAGCTCAACAAATAAACTGTACTTTCAAAAGAAACTACAGGAAAAGTCAGTGCTTGATATGGCAGGCAAGTTGACTCTTTATTGAAACCAAATGTCTAGAAATTTTCTAAGTATTTCAAAACAACCTCAGAGTTAGGCCTGAGAAAAGCTTTTATGAAAGCACCTTCAACTGCAGAATACTTTTTCTGCAACTATTATCTACTGCATCCTCGCGTCCTACTTGGGAAAGCTCAAGAGTCTTTGTGCCACCAGGGCACAAACCAACCTCTGGAAGGTCACGTAATTTATGAGACACACGCTCAATTAGAGACGAGCCTGGGAGCAACCTGGAGAGGCATTCTTGATTTTCATAGGAAGGTGATCACACACAGGAAGCGTTAAACAGGTGACAAGGCAATCCTGACAAGTTTCTCATGTTTTCTTATCACACAGAACAGCTATTCTGAAGATGCAGTTCTTTCCACACAAACATATACACACCAACTATCAAAACCAACAACAATATTTAAAAGTGAGACAAGTTTGAATAGCCCGGTAATAGAATTTTATCTCTCTATTTAAATTTTACATGCCTTCACAGAACTAGCTTTTGGTAGCATTCAgtttttaagaaatgttaattttcataGTGGAAAAACTGGGTCAAATTGTTACATATGCAAGTGTGACATAACATAAACAGAGCCCTGAAATTAAGCAGTGAAAATTAACTTGTAAATAAACGCTTATACCTTCTTCAGCAAGAAGTGTTTAGATAATCACCTATGATGAGCCAATAGAATGATTATTGCTTATCTTTTTATTCAAGTAAATGTTAAGGAGATCAACATAAAAAAAGGTATTTACTTCTCATACTCACTTCAGAAGCTCCAAAGTAATTGTTCCCCGAGGTTCCGCTTCTATACTCTTTCCCCAGAATTTTAGTTTGGGATAAATTGATCCATGAAAAATAAAGTCCTTATTGAGGCCTTCAGAATAAAACGCACTAATAGGTGGGTGGTGGCTGACTTGCTCAGATATAAACCTAAATCCTAAATCCTCCCTAGCAACAACAAAAGAGAGCATtagacagtaaatatttttttttaatattacaagaGAAAAGAGCTActtgatactttaaaaaattttgaagaaCTTCTAGATTAAACTGAAAGTGAGACTTTTGCTTTTCTAGTCCTGTGACACATTTACAATTAATGAAAGAATTGGTACTCTGAACATTCTCTCTTTATACCTAAAACCAACTCACATTCAAACACCTAAATGACTTTCCACCCAGAAAGGCATCTGAAGAAGTTTCACTGAAATAACTcatgaaaatactgaaactgtTTGGGCAGCAGGAGAAGGTCTGACTCTAAATTCTCTTCTCCACTGCAGACATATCACCCATTTATTTAAGCAACCTGGAAGTCCTTCAGACCAACTCCTCTATCTGACatgatcagcaaaacactatttaaattaattaatagTGTCTGATCACAAATATCATTGGTGGAAGAACATGTAGCAGTTTTTCTCTGAATAATTCAAAGAATACTCTGTCTAAacctagaaataaaattattagctTTATAACAGCTTCTCAAAGATTTTGAGATGGTTTGGGGAAAAGAATTTTAGCTATACTCAAATATATTTTagtagatttttatttatttcactgaataAACAACCGAACTAGTACGAGAGTCTGCTAACTCAGGAACACAAATAGCCCCAGCTCCCAATTTAAAGTAATTATTACCTGGTTAATTCATAAGTTTCTCCTAACAGTGGGTTAAATGGTTTGCCAGTTCTCTCCCACTGAGAAGCTACAGCAGAAACTGCAAAAGCAGCTACAGCCTATAAGCAAATTGAGAACACATTGTTATGAGAACAGTACCTTAAAACTCtaaatttaatatatttgttgCACGTTAGAGTATTTCATTATTCTTTCAAAAACAAAGCGCTATATATTGCTTAAGGCCAAAACATTTGTAAGCCATAGGATAAGTGATATAGAATTGGGAAATACATGCAGA encodes the following:
- the OSBPL2 gene encoding oxysterol-binding protein-related protein 2, translating into MNSEEEFYDAVTGFDSDNSSGDFSEANHKVAEMLDLDPHQSNRTGKHNGETEIQENGIKRHRTSLPAPMFSRSDFSVWSILKKCIGLELSKITMPIVFNEPLSFLQRITEYMEHIYLINKACSHADPLERMQAVAAFAVSAVASQWERTGKPFNPLLGETYELTREDLGFRFISEQVSHHPPISAFYSEGLNKDFIFHGSIYPKLKFWGKSIEAEPRGTITLELLKHNEAYTWTNPTCCVHNVIIGKLWLEQYGTVEIVNHSTGDKCVLNFKPCGLFGKELHRVEGYIQDKNRKKLCVIYGKWTECLWCTDPTTYETYKKNEKRGGEQKKLKPSEDVIKSENDEADDMPEVQDTVQFIPGSKLLWRINCRPPNSSQMYNFTSFAVSLNELEKGMEAILAPTDCRLRPDIRNMENGNMDVASKEKERLEEKQRAARKERAKDEVEWHTRWFHQGTNPYTGTSDWLYSGGYFDRNFSDCPDIY